Proteins encoded in a region of the Streptomyces sp. NBC_01471 genome:
- a CDS encoding LLM class flavin-dependent oxidoreductase, which translates to MPRTPGTAPGRTPLHLNAFLMSTGHHEASWRLAESPARADSDIEHYKNLARIAERGRLDSLFLADSPVLMGDPGRRPAAKLEPTVLLTALAGATEHIGLIATASTSYNEPYNLARRFASLDHVSGGRAGWNIVTTAGADAARNFGLDDTPLHRDRYRRAAEFVEVSTKLWDSWADDAVVADKERGVHALADRVRRIDHSGEYFRVDGPLNVQRPPQGYPLLVQAGSSEDGKDFAARCAEAVFTAQQTLEEGIAFYQDVKRRAQAAGRDPVGIKILPGIVPVIGDTEAEARELDAELDRLIMPEYAKRQLAERLRIAPDDLALDEELPDGIPTEDEIEGAKSRYTLVVELARRERLTVRQLIGRLGGGRGHRTFAGTPEQVADTIEHWYDSGAADGFNIMPAVLPSGLETFVDRVVPILQERGLFRTEYTGRTLRDHYGLPRPANQWFDTPARSGDRTATALAGSATG; encoded by the coding sequence ATGCCACGTACCCCTGGTACCGCCCCCGGCCGCACCCCGCTGCACCTGAACGCGTTCCTGATGTCCACCGGGCACCACGAGGCGTCCTGGCGGCTCGCCGAGAGCCCGGCGCGCGCCGACTCCGACATCGAGCACTACAAGAACCTCGCCCGGATCGCCGAGCGCGGCAGACTCGACTCACTGTTCCTCGCCGACAGCCCCGTCCTGATGGGCGACCCGGGCAGGCGGCCGGCGGCGAAGCTGGAGCCCACCGTCCTGCTCACCGCACTGGCGGGCGCCACCGAGCACATCGGTCTCATCGCCACCGCTTCCACCAGCTACAACGAGCCGTACAACCTGGCCCGCAGGTTCGCCTCGCTCGACCATGTCTCCGGGGGCCGGGCCGGCTGGAACATCGTCACCACCGCGGGCGCCGACGCGGCCCGCAACTTCGGACTGGACGACACCCCGCTGCACCGCGACCGGTACCGCAGGGCCGCCGAGTTCGTGGAGGTGTCGACCAAACTGTGGGACAGCTGGGCCGACGACGCCGTGGTGGCCGACAAGGAGCGCGGGGTGCACGCACTGGCGGACCGCGTACGCCGCATCGACCACAGCGGCGAGTACTTCCGCGTCGACGGACCGCTGAACGTCCAGCGCCCGCCGCAGGGGTATCCGCTGCTGGTGCAGGCAGGCTCCAGCGAGGACGGGAAGGACTTCGCGGCCCGCTGCGCGGAGGCGGTGTTCACCGCCCAGCAGACACTGGAGGAGGGGATCGCCTTCTACCAGGACGTCAAGCGGCGCGCGCAGGCCGCGGGCCGTGACCCGGTCGGCATCAAGATCCTGCCGGGGATCGTCCCGGTCATCGGCGACACCGAGGCCGAGGCGCGCGAACTGGACGCCGAACTGGACCGGCTGATCATGCCCGAGTACGCCAAGCGCCAGCTGGCCGAGCGGCTGAGGATCGCCCCCGACGACCTGGCACTGGACGAGGAACTGCCCGACGGCATTCCCACCGAGGACGAGATCGAGGGGGCGAAGAGCCGGTACACCCTCGTCGTGGAGCTGGCCCGGCGCGAACGGCTGACGGTGCGGCAGCTCATCGGACGGCTGGGCGGCGGCCGTGGACACCGCACTTTCGCGGGTACGCCGGAGCAGGTGGCCGACACCATCGAGCACTGGTACGACAGCGGAGCGGCCGACGGGTTCAACATCATGCCCGCCGTGCTGCCCTCCGGTCTTGAGACCTTCGTGGACCGGGTGGTGCCGATCCTCCAGGAGCGCGGACTGTTCCGCACCGAGTACACGGGGCGCACGCTGCGCGACCACTACGGTCTGCCGCGCCCCGCCAACCAGTGGTTCGACACTCCCGCACGGAGCGGGGACCGCACCGCGACCGCCCTGGCCGGCTCGGCGACCGGCTGA
- a CDS encoding ABC transporter ATP-binding protein, whose amino-acid sequence MATHPGGLTAAPPAVRLTKLVRRFGDRTILHELDLTLARGEFTALLGPSGSGKSTLLRAVARLDHTVDGSGGLSVPERVSLSFQDSRLLPWLRLLDNVVLGVRGPGVRERGLTALDEVGLAGRERAWPHELSGGEQQRAALARALVRDPELLLADEPFGALDALTRIRMHGLLRELYERHRPAVLLVTHDVDEAVELADRVLVLDGGRISLDLTVDLAAPRTRRDPRFQEYRDILLAALGVTEPEPRADALS is encoded by the coding sequence GTGGCGACGCACCCTGGCGGGCTGACCGCCGCGCCTCCGGCCGTACGGCTGACGAAGCTGGTGCGCCGCTTCGGCGACCGGACCATCCTGCACGAGCTCGACCTGACGCTGGCCCGGGGCGAGTTCACCGCGCTCCTGGGCCCCAGCGGCTCGGGCAAGTCCACCCTGCTGCGGGCCGTGGCCCGCCTCGACCACACGGTCGACGGCTCGGGCGGACTCAGCGTCCCCGAGCGGGTGTCGCTCTCCTTCCAGGACTCCCGGCTGCTGCCCTGGCTGCGCCTGCTGGACAACGTGGTGCTCGGGGTGCGCGGCCCCGGGGTCCGGGAGCGCGGGCTGACCGCCCTGGACGAGGTCGGCCTGGCGGGCCGCGAGCGGGCCTGGCCGCACGAACTGTCCGGCGGCGAGCAACAGCGCGCCGCCCTCGCCCGCGCCCTGGTCCGCGACCCCGAACTGCTCCTGGCGGACGAGCCGTTCGGCGCGCTGGACGCACTCACCCGGATCAGGATGCACGGGCTGCTGCGCGAGCTGTACGAACGCCACCGGCCGGCCGTGCTGCTCGTGACCCACGACGTCGACGAGGCGGTCGAACTCGCCGACCGGGTGCTGGTCCTGGACGGCGGCCGGATCTCCCTCGATCTGACCGTCGACCTCGCCGCACCCCGGACCCGGCGCGATCCCCGGTTCCAGGAGTACCGCGACATCCTGCTCGCCGCCCTCGGCGTGACGGAGCCCGAGCCCCGGGCCGACGCCCTTTCCTAG
- a CDS encoding ABC transporter permease subunit — MTEVLPDARLRDPAHPDSVRPDAARPDSARPDSVRPDSVQPESARPRPEHPESVPPSRTRPPGRSARRRLGPGRAVPFGRLIGPALVVVVWWGASALGCLDPRILSGPGTVLSTAGDLAADGRLQANVLISLQRAGLGLLFGVAAGTALAVAAGLSRTGEYLLDGPLQIKRAIPSLAMLPLLILWLGIGEQMKVTVIALGVAVTVYVNTYAALTGIDSRYVELAESLGLSRVQFIRKVVGPGSLPGFFVGLRLGVTASWLGLIVVEQINATSGIGYMMFQAQQYAQSDVIIVGLVVYGVFGFASDALVQAIGRRALSWRRTLAG, encoded by the coding sequence ATGACCGAAGTACTGCCGGACGCCCGGCTCCGTGACCCGGCGCATCCGGACTCCGTACGCCCCGATGCCGCCCGACCCGATTCCGCCCGACCCGATTCCGTACGCCCTGATTCCGTACAGCCTGAGTCCGCGCGCCCCCGCCCGGAGCACCCCGAGTCCGTACCGCCGTCCCGCACCCGGCCCCCCGGCCGCTCCGCCCGCAGGCGGCTGGGGCCCGGCCGGGCCGTGCCCTTCGGACGGCTGATCGGACCGGCACTCGTGGTCGTCGTGTGGTGGGGCGCGTCGGCCCTCGGCTGCCTCGACCCGAGGATCCTCTCCGGGCCCGGCACCGTGCTCTCCACCGCGGGCGATCTGGCCGCCGACGGACGGCTCCAGGCGAACGTGCTGATCTCGCTCCAGCGCGCCGGGCTCGGGCTCCTCTTCGGGGTGGCGGCCGGAACGGCCCTCGCGGTGGCGGCCGGCCTGAGCCGCACCGGGGAGTACCTGCTCGACGGTCCGCTCCAGATCAAGCGGGCCATCCCCTCGCTGGCGATGCTGCCGCTGCTGATCCTCTGGCTGGGCATCGGCGAGCAGATGAAGGTCACCGTCATCGCCCTCGGGGTCGCGGTGACGGTGTACGTCAACACGTACGCCGCGCTGACCGGCATCGACAGCCGGTATGTGGAGCTGGCGGAATCCCTGGGGCTCAGCCGCGTCCAGTTCATCCGCAAGGTGGTCGGCCCCGGTTCGCTGCCCGGTTTCTTCGTCGGGCTGCGGCTGGGTGTGACCGCCTCCTGGCTCGGCCTGATCGTGGTCGAGCAGATCAACGCCACCAGCGGAATCGGCTACATGATGTTCCAGGCCCAGCAGTACGCGCAGTCCGACGTCATCATCGTCGGTCTTGTGGTCTACGGGGTCTTCGGCTTCGCATCGGACGCCCTGGTCCAGGCGATCGGAAGGAGGGCCCTGTCGTGGCGACGCACCCTGGCGGGCTGA
- a CDS encoding ABC transporter substrate-binding protein, which produces MPAFPPSVPAGRRSFLALMGGAVLGLAGSAPQTSTAASGQPLGKLPSGAPPPGTKLSVAVRTTQLQLAPSGLKKELRFTVSDWPNLNAGPDIIQGFRAHSIDLAANAGIPPIQAAAIGVGARIVAVQQRNRPAYVFATAPGSSIRKAADFRGRKIGFSQGQAQGVVVLRALKKAGLRNSDVTLVALPSTQFLTALQSGQVDVAPLAEPTLTKYLSQYTKDGARGVHTDVVDLLTVLWAPDEVLDDRAKAAAVRDFIPLWARGQVWAWEHPDRWIERYYVKDQGVTAADGRRIVASLGRPVFTTRWDRAIAWEQETADLMAAGGFVPRQDVTKRFDRRFERLAADAVPAAYREGS; this is translated from the coding sequence ATGCCAGCATTCCCGCCATCCGTTCCCGCCGGCCGCCGGTCCTTTCTCGCCCTCATGGGCGGAGCGGTACTCGGTCTCGCCGGGAGCGCTCCGCAGACCAGTACCGCAGCCAGTGGGCAACCGCTCGGGAAACTCCCGTCCGGCGCGCCGCCACCGGGAACGAAACTCTCGGTGGCCGTCCGGACCACACAACTTCAACTTGCCCCGTCCGGACTGAAAAAGGAGCTCCGGTTCACTGTCTCCGACTGGCCGAATCTGAATGCGGGACCCGACATCATCCAGGGATTTCGCGCCCACTCCATCGACCTCGCGGCCAATGCGGGAATTCCCCCGATCCAGGCCGCCGCGATCGGGGTCGGCGCGCGGATCGTGGCGGTCCAGCAGCGCAACCGCCCGGCGTACGTCTTCGCCACCGCCCCGGGCTCGTCGATCAGGAAGGCCGCGGACTTCCGGGGCAGGAAGATCGGCTTCTCGCAGGGCCAGGCACAAGGCGTGGTCGTCCTGCGGGCGTTGAAGAAGGCCGGTCTGCGCAACAGCGACGTCACACTCGTGGCCCTGCCCAGCACCCAGTTCCTCACCGCACTCCAGTCCGGACAGGTGGATGTGGCCCCGCTCGCGGAGCCCACGCTCACCAAGTACCTCAGCCAGTACACCAAGGACGGCGCCCGGGGCGTGCACACCGATGTGGTCGACCTGCTCACTGTTCTCTGGGCACCGGACGAGGTGCTGGACGACCGGGCGAAGGCCGCCGCCGTCCGGGACTTCATCCCGCTCTGGGCCCGCGGCCAGGTCTGGGCGTGGGAGCACCCCGACCGGTGGATCGAGCGGTACTACGTCAAGGACCAGGGCGTCACGGCCGCGGACGGCAGGCGCATCGTCGCTTCCCTGGGCAGACCGGTGTTCACCACACGCTGGGACCGGGCCATCGCCTGGGAGCAGGAGACCGCCGACCTGATGGCCGCGGGCGGCTTCGTCCCCCGGCAGGACGTCACCAAGCGGTTCGACCGGCGTTTCGAGCGGCTGGCGGCCGATGCCGTGCCCGCCGCCTACCGGGAGGGATCATGA
- a CDS encoding flavin reductase family protein: MTVTAAPYPAPSSYSAPGIAPERFRQVFRRYPAGVVAVTADSGRGPVGFTATSLTSLSLDPPLVSFGIAETASSWPHIERATTAVVNFLGSDQEPLARTFATSGIDRFAAPTEWRRLPGGEPVLGGVAGWLRVRVEQTVPAGDHRIVVARVEDSWLDGGRGPLVFHDGTYRSL; this comes from the coding sequence ATGACCGTCACCGCTGCTCCGTATCCCGCGCCGTCCTCGTACTCCGCACCCGGAATCGCTCCCGAGCGGTTCCGGCAGGTGTTCCGCCGCTATCCCGCCGGGGTGGTCGCCGTCACCGCCGACTCCGGCCGGGGGCCGGTCGGGTTCACCGCGACCTCACTCACCTCGCTCTCCCTCGATCCGCCGCTGGTGTCCTTCGGTATCGCGGAGACCGCCTCCTCCTGGCCGCACATCGAGCGCGCCACCACAGCCGTGGTCAACTTCCTCGGCTCCGACCAGGAGCCGCTGGCCAGAACGTTCGCGACGAGCGGCATCGACAGGTTCGCCGCGCCCACCGAGTGGCGGCGGCTGCCGGGCGGTGAGCCGGTGCTCGGCGGGGTGGCCGGCTGGCTGCGGGTCCGCGTCGAGCAGACCGTGCCCGCCGGGGACCACCGGATCGTGGTGGCGCGGGTCGAGGACTCCTGGCTCGACGGGGGCCGCGGCCCGCTGGTGTTCCACGACGGTACCTACCGGTCGCTCTGA
- a CDS encoding ROK family protein has product MDRPPAPARRPAPFRRSDIPAAGPQRRAAGGATGAVLAAILDHGPVARSTVARLTGLSPASVTGHSRQLLARGLIREAAETAGPRGLGRPHIPVEIDTGQWLVAGAHIAVAHSTLSLMDLRGRIVAEDRQPHRDTAPGRVLGGLAARLPGLVAAHAGGRTVLGLGVATGNRVDPAAGTIVDHPQLGWRDVPVREHLAAATGLPVHVDSHARALARAEQMFGEVTTRASAVLLFVGAVIDAAFTSAGTVHLGPRAGAGSVAHLPVGPDCRTGAPVACMCARPGCLHSVASESALLSRAAEQGLCVTSFSALLDLALAGEPRARDLFRHRARYVGRAAALLLDTFDPEVLVVVEPGAARLPECLAVLRAAAGERSLVCDDPEQAVVPGSFSGSVLATAGGAVALGALYADPLGPWPAVSAVC; this is encoded by the coding sequence GTGGACCGTCCGCCCGCGCCCGCCCGCCGCCCCGCCCCCTTCCGCCGCTCCGACATTCCGGCCGCCGGGCCGCAGCGCCGTGCTGCCGGCGGTGCCACCGGCGCCGTACTCGCCGCGATCCTCGACCACGGGCCGGTGGCGCGCTCCACCGTCGCCCGGCTCACCGGGCTGTCGCCCGCATCGGTCACCGGCCACTCCAGACAGCTGCTGGCGCGCGGGCTGATACGGGAGGCCGCCGAGACCGCGGGGCCCCGCGGTCTCGGGCGGCCGCACATCCCCGTGGAGATCGACACCGGTCAGTGGCTGGTGGCCGGTGCGCACATCGCCGTGGCGCACTCGACACTCTCGCTGATGGACCTGCGCGGCCGGATCGTGGCCGAGGACCGGCAGCCGCACCGGGACACGGCCCCCGGGCGGGTGCTGGGCGGGCTGGCCGCGCGGCTGCCCGGGCTGGTCGCCGCGCACGCGGGCGGCCGCACCGTGCTCGGGCTCGGTGTGGCCACCGGGAACCGGGTCGACCCCGCGGCCGGGACGATCGTGGACCATCCCCAACTCGGCTGGCGCGATGTGCCGGTACGCGAGCACCTCGCCGCAGCCACCGGGCTGCCGGTCCATGTCGACAGCCACGCACGGGCGCTGGCGCGCGCGGAGCAGATGTTCGGTGAGGTGACCACCCGCGCCAGCGCGGTCCTGCTCTTCGTCGGCGCCGTCATCGACGCAGCCTTCACCTCCGCCGGGACGGTCCATCTGGGGCCGCGCGCCGGTGCGGGGAGCGTGGCGCACCTGCCGGTCGGCCCGGACTGCCGGACCGGTGCCCCGGTGGCCTGCATGTGTGCCAGGCCCGGCTGCCTCCACTCCGTGGCCTCGGAGTCCGCACTGCTGAGCCGGGCAGCCGAACAGGGCCTGTGCGTAACGTCGTTCAGCGCCCTGCTCGATCTCGCCCTGGCCGGTGAACCCCGAGCGCGGGACCTCTTCAGGCACCGGGCCCGGTACGTCGGCCGGGCGGCGGCCCTGCTGCTGGACACATTCGACCCCGAGGTCCTGGTGGTCGTCGAACCGGGAGCCGCCCGGCTGCCGGAGTGTCTGGCCGTGCTCAGGGCGGCGGCGGGCGAGCGCTCCCTGGTCTGTGACGACCCCGAACAGGCGGTGGTGCCCGGCAGTTTCAGCGGATCGGTGCTGGCCACCGCGGGCGGCGCGGTGGCGCTGGGCGCCCTGTACGCGGACCCGCTCGGCCCCTGGCCCGCAGTGTCCGCCGTGTGCTGA
- a CDS encoding cytochrome P450 gives MDPSGGCPHADNARLLAGGSVVPVVLPGEVAGAAVLGHAALREFLAHPDIAKGPEHFTALREGRIEEGWPLRTFATVRSMTTADGADHRRLRSLVSRAFTGRRVESLRPRIETLAAGLLDGMAAAADGDGTVDLRRHYALPLPMGVICELLGVGPEYRERLHHLSDQVVSTGIGPEEVVAANQEMAAVLAEVAAARRERPGDDLTSALITAREEDGDRLSEPELIGTLLLMIVAGHETTLNLVVNAVRALCAHRDQLALVMAGRATWLDVVEETLRWDSPVSFFPFRYPTRDLSIAGTVIPRGTPVLAGYSAAGRDPAAHGPDADRFDITRDARHLSLGHGPHFCLGAPLARLEATVALERLFARFPAVELALPEGELPRHTGFVGNGVRELPVRLGPDRCAPPR, from the coding sequence ATGGACCCGTCCGGCGGCTGTCCGCACGCCGACAACGCGCGGCTCCTGGCCGGCGGCTCCGTGGTCCCGGTCGTCCTGCCCGGCGAGGTCGCCGGGGCCGCGGTCCTCGGGCACGCGGCGCTCAGGGAGTTCCTCGCGCACCCCGACATCGCCAAGGGGCCTGAGCACTTCACCGCCCTCCGGGAGGGGCGGATCGAGGAGGGCTGGCCGCTGCGGACCTTCGCCACCGTGCGGTCCATGACCACGGCCGACGGCGCGGACCACCGCAGACTGCGCTCGCTGGTGAGCCGGGCCTTCACCGGGCGCCGGGTGGAGTCGCTGCGGCCGCGGATCGAGACGCTCGCCGCCGGGCTGCTCGACGGCATGGCGGCCGCGGCGGACGGGGACGGCACGGTCGATCTGCGCCGGCACTACGCGCTGCCGCTGCCGATGGGTGTCATCTGCGAACTCCTCGGGGTCGGCCCGGAGTACCGGGAGCGGCTGCACCACCTCTCCGATCAGGTGGTCTCCACCGGCATCGGACCCGAGGAGGTGGTGGCCGCCAATCAGGAGATGGCCGCCGTGCTGGCCGAGGTCGCGGCGGCGCGGCGCGAGCGGCCCGGCGACGATCTCACCAGCGCGCTGATCACGGCCCGCGAGGAGGACGGCGACCGGCTGAGCGAGCCGGAGCTGATCGGCACCCTGCTGCTGATGATCGTCGCCGGTCACGAGACGACGCTGAACCTCGTCGTCAACGCGGTCCGGGCGCTCTGCGCCCACCGGGACCAGCTCGCCCTGGTCATGGCGGGCCGGGCCACCTGGCTGGATGTCGTCGAGGAGACACTGCGGTGGGACAGCCCCGTCAGTTTCTTTCCCTTCCGCTACCCGACCCGCGACCTGTCCATCGCGGGCACCGTGATTCCGCGCGGCACCCCGGTGCTGGCCGGGTACTCGGCGGCGGGCCGCGACCCGGCCGCCCACGGACCGGACGCCGACCGGTTCGACATCACCCGGGACGCCCGCCATCTCTCCCTCGGGCACGGCCCGCACTTCTGCCTCGGCGCACCGCTCGCCCGGCTGGAGGCCACCGTCGCCCTGGAACGGCTCTTCGCCCGCTTTCCCGCAGTGGAACTGGCCCTGCCCGAGGGGGAGTTGCCCCGGCACACGGGTTTCGTGGGGAACGGGGTGCGCGAGCTCCCCGTACGGCTCGGCCCCGACCGGTGCGCACCGCCCCGGTGA
- a CDS encoding glycosyltransferase family 2 protein, protein MVHLSVVVPCYNEAEVIGDFHTALVAALEPTRETFEICYVDDGSGDRTLSELRRLAADDSRVRFTSFSRNFGKESAMLAGLRMTAGDAAVLMDADLQHPPTLLPRMLDLHRHGYDQVVAQRDRTGEGALRSALSRMYYRLVRRCMDVEVIDGAGDFRLLSRRAVDSVLSLPESNRFSKGIFSWIGFNTVSFTYQNVERAAGESKWGGRHLLNYGIDGLLSFNSKPLRLAIHTGLCLFLSALVYAMYIIGNVVLDGVDTPGYTTLLTAIVALSGIQLATLGVIGEYVGRIYHESKRRPHYVVSETDDRPRDFSPRSPLEAAGQVRPTS, encoded by the coding sequence ATGGTCCACCTTTCGGTTGTCGTACCGTGCTACAACGAAGCAGAGGTGATCGGCGACTTCCATACCGCGCTGGTCGCCGCGCTCGAACCGACCAGGGAGACATTCGAGATCTGCTACGTCGACGACGGCAGCGGAGACCGGACCCTGAGCGAACTCCGCCGGCTCGCAGCCGACGACTCACGGGTGCGCTTCACCTCCTTCAGCCGCAACTTCGGCAAGGAGTCGGCGATGCTCGCCGGCCTGCGGATGACAGCGGGTGACGCGGCCGTCCTGATGGACGCCGACCTCCAGCATCCGCCCACGCTCCTGCCGCGCATGCTCGACCTGCACCGGCACGGTTACGACCAGGTCGTCGCCCAGCGCGACCGTACCGGCGAGGGCGCGCTGCGGTCCGCGCTCAGCCGGATGTACTACCGGCTGGTCCGGCGCTGCATGGACGTCGAAGTCATCGACGGAGCGGGTGATTTCAGGCTGCTGTCCCGCCGCGCGGTGGACAGTGTGCTGTCGCTCCCGGAGAGCAACCGCTTCTCCAAGGGGATCTTCTCCTGGATCGGTTTCAACACCGTCAGCTTCACCTACCAGAACGTCGAGCGAGCCGCCGGTGAGTCGAAGTGGGGCGGCCGTCACCTGCTCAACTACGGCATCGACGGGCTGCTCTCGTTCAACAGCAAGCCGCTCCGGCTCGCCATCCACACAGGTCTCTGCCTCTTCCTCTCGGCGCTCGTCTACGCGATGTACATCATCGGGAACGTCGTGCTCGACGGGGTCGACACCCCCGGATACACGACGCTCCTCACCGCGATCGTCGCGCTCAGCGGGATCCAGCTCGCCACGCTCGGGGTCATCGGCGAGTACGTCGGACGGATCTACCACGAGTCGAAGCGCAGGCCGCACTACGTGGTCAGCGAGACCGACGACCGCCCGAGGGACTTCTCGCCGCGCTCCCCGCTGGAGGCCGCGGGCCAGGTGCGGCCGACCTCATGA
- a CDS encoding GtrA family protein, which translates to MSPDAARTPPAAPPPPSSPAAKKRTLRQFVTFAAIGVANTGAYYAVFATLNHWMPYLAAHVLGWAVGITVSFLLNSYITCRTRPTWRAFARYPLSGLVNVAGSGILLYLAVSMLGMNEDIAAITAGVLVTPVSFLLARWAIDSGAAPPPGEDRVRAAASRG; encoded by the coding sequence ATGAGCCCCGACGCAGCGCGCACCCCGCCCGCGGCTCCCCCGCCGCCGTCCTCACCGGCCGCGAAGAAACGCACGCTCCGGCAGTTCGTCACGTTCGCGGCGATCGGGGTCGCCAACACCGGTGCCTACTACGCGGTGTTCGCCACGCTCAACCACTGGATGCCGTATCTGGCGGCCCATGTGCTGGGCTGGGCCGTGGGCATCACCGTGTCGTTCCTGCTCAACTCGTACATCACCTGCCGTACCCGCCCCACCTGGCGCGCGTTCGCCCGCTATCCGCTCTCCGGCCTGGTCAATGTGGCGGGCAGCGGGATCCTGCTCTACCTCGCGGTGAGCATGCTCGGGATGAACGAGGACATCGCGGCCATCACGGCCGGTGTCCTCGTCACCCCCGTCTCGTTCCTGCTGGCCCGCTGGGCCATCGACTCGGGCGCGGCGCCGCCGCCCGGAGAAGACCGGGTCAGGGCAGCCGCTTCGCGTGGGTGA
- a CDS encoding DUF6056 family protein, with translation MAVDASSVTVPRQPGDGDRTSRGPGRGGPLRELAGSWALVLSLVPLGLLSAAAWYGQYVRPSADEWCFLPYVRDHGISGLTGKFYFHDNGRIANGWLVGLYAEPGVPGHQWFGLVSGVVMVGLLWAVIALAVRAGRLTVPRGVPLLVASVTAVVFLLATTNTYKTFFWPAASVSHTVAPVLAFAALIPALLARSPRGRIAALVAAVFAGTFLGTLSEETSVVLMVVLAGVVLLAGQVFTAGVRSFVRRWALATMAGVAIGVLLLVTSPGSRERREKFGAGTSMLAPHSLSASLHLYAHILWTVLSTWQYLGAVAAGLVLGLVARREKSGVLLPCRPFLLTGAALLAFLLSGFVCTVITYPVFGKHVLTTQRTWNDYLLLYVLLLVGIGALLGRAIRLRPPGALAATAAACVVCAGVCVSLAVPLHTLGHQMHVRAEKWDRQDQWMRKQSAGGAKVLPYKPLHVAKMLEPFSKKPHGWPASCVADYYHVDRVTHAKRLP, from the coding sequence ATGGCCGTCGACGCATCGAGCGTCACCGTCCCCAGGCAACCGGGCGACGGCGACCGGACGTCGAGAGGCCCCGGGCGCGGCGGACCGCTCCGGGAACTGGCCGGGTCGTGGGCGCTCGTCCTCTCCCTGGTACCGCTCGGCCTGCTCTCCGCGGCGGCCTGGTACGGGCAGTACGTGCGCCCCAGCGCCGACGAGTGGTGCTTCCTGCCGTACGTACGCGACCACGGCATCTCCGGGCTCACCGGCAAGTTCTACTTCCACGACAACGGCCGGATCGCCAACGGCTGGCTCGTCGGCCTCTACGCCGAGCCGGGGGTCCCGGGCCACCAGTGGTTCGGGCTGGTCAGCGGCGTGGTGATGGTGGGGCTGCTGTGGGCGGTGATCGCCCTGGCCGTCCGGGCCGGCCGGCTCACCGTGCCGCGCGGCGTACCGCTGCTCGTGGCCTCCGTCACCGCCGTGGTGTTCCTCCTCGCCACCACCAACACGTACAAGACGTTCTTCTGGCCCGCGGCCTCCGTCTCGCACACCGTGGCGCCCGTGCTCGCCTTCGCCGCGCTGATCCCGGCACTGCTGGCCCGCAGCCCCCGGGGCCGGATCGCGGCCCTCGTCGCCGCGGTATTCGCGGGCACGTTCCTGGGGACGCTGTCCGAGGAGACCTCGGTGGTGCTCATGGTGGTCCTCGCGGGCGTCGTGCTCCTCGCCGGACAGGTCTTCACCGCCGGTGTACGGAGCTTCGTCCGCCGCTGGGCGCTCGCCACCATGGCAGGGGTGGCCATCGGTGTACTGCTCCTGGTGACGTCACCCGGCTCGCGCGAGCGCCGGGAGAAGTTCGGCGCCGGGACCTCGATGCTGGCCCCTCATTCGCTCTCCGCCTCACTGCACCTGTACGCCCACATCCTCTGGACGGTCCTGTCGACCTGGCAGTACCTGGGAGCGGTGGCGGCCGGGCTGGTGCTCGGCCTGGTGGCGCGACGGGAGAAGTCCGGAGTCCTGCTGCCGTGCCGCCCGTTCCTCCTCACGGGCGCCGCGCTGCTGGCGTTCCTCCTCTCCGGTTTCGTGTGCACCGTCATCACGTACCCGGTGTTCGGGAAGCACGTGCTGACCACCCAGCGGACCTGGAACGACTATCTGCTGCTGTACGTCCTGCTGCTCGTCGGCATCGGCGCGCTGCTGGGGCGCGCGATCCGGCTGCGCCCGCCCGGGGCGCTGGCCGCGACGGCCGCGGCGTGCGTCGTCTGCGCCGGGGTCTGCGTGTCGCTGGCCGTCCCGCTGCACACCCTCGGCCATCAGATGCACGTCAGGGCCGAGAAGTGGGACCGCCAGGACCAGTGGATGCGGAAGCAGTCGGCGGGCGGGGCGAAGGTGCTGCCGTACAAGCCGCTCCATGTGGCCAAGATGCTGGAGCCCTTCAGCAAGAAGCCGCACGGATGGCCCGCCAGTTGCGTCGCCGACTACTACCACGTCGACCGGGTCACCCACGCGAAGCGGCTGCCCTGA